GCTGTCCAGATTGATCGTTGGATAGGCCTCTTCGAAGGTGGGAATCTCCAGACCAACTGCCGACAATATGCTGCCGATGAATGTGTCCCGGCTGACCGCTTTCCAGGGACCTTGCCAGATGACATAGAGGATGGTGTCAATCGGGCCGGTTGGCTTTCGGCCCCATTCGATCAGGCCGGGCAGTCTCTGGACTGACGCCCATGCAGCGGTCGGTGCGGACGCAATGCGCGCCCATCTGTCGGCGAGTTCATCAAGGTGTGGTGATTTTAGCAGGCCTGCCAGCCGCCTTGTCTCCTTGGTGACATCGGCAATGCTCTTCACATGGGTTGCATGCCACGCAAAGTCCGTTTGCTCGGTCATGAAGCGAGCATTTTCTTCCCTGTCCAGCAGAATCAAATCCGGCTGCAGGGCCTTGATTGCAGGCCAATCCCAATCCTTGGTGCCGCCAACAATCGGGATGGATGCTAGTTGGTCAGTCGGATGGATGCAATATCTTGTGCGCCCGACGACGTCGACGCCGCAGCGCACAAGCGTTTCAGTCCAGCTGGGGACAAGGGAGATTACCCGCAAGGCCTCACCCGAATTTTGCCCCAAGGCCAGCCATCAGATCGGCAAAGCCCGGGAACGATGTGTTGATGATGGCCGCATCGTCAACGGTGACCGGCTTGTGGCCAGCCAGCCCAAGCACCAGGAAGCTCATGGCAATCCGGTGGTCTAGATGGGTGACCACCGTGCCTCCGCCAATCGCATTGGCACCGCCAGTGACCACCAACGTATCCTTGCCTTCCACATGGGGCACGCCATTGGCTTTGAGGCCAGCGGCAACGGCGGCCAAACGGTCGCTTTCCTTGACGCGCAATTCTTCCAGCCCTTCCATCCGGGTTTCGCCCTTGGCAAAGGCAGCCGCAACGGACAGGACCGGATATTCATCGATCATCGACGGGGCGCGGTCCGCAGGCACGGTCACACCAGTCAGACTGGAGGACCGCACACGAATGTTGCCGATCCGCTCGCCGCCACTTTCACGCTCATCCTCAATGGTGATGTCACCGCCCATTTCGATCAGGGTGGTGATCAGGCCGGTGCGGGTATCATTGAGCAGGATGTCTTCGATCAGCAGATCGGAGCCCGGAGTGATCAGGGCTGCCACAATCGGGAACGCGGCGGAAGATGGATCGCCCGGAACGGTAACAGTCTGGCCTGTCAGCTCCTGCAGGCCTTCGATGGTGAGGACGGTTTCGCCCGCTTCATTGATTTCTTCCCCCAACTCGGCACCAAAGCCGCGCAGCATCTTTTCGGTATGGTCGCGGGTTTTGATCGGCTCGATGACAGTGGTGGTGCCAGCCATGTTCAGCCCGGCCAACAGGACGCAGCTCTTGACCTGAGCCGAAGCCATCGGCACCCGATAGGTGATCGGGCTTGCTGGATCGGCCCCCTTGATTGTCAGGGGCAACCGGTCGCCAGAGCGCGAGAGGACCTGTACGCCCATCTCCCGCAACGGATTGAGCACCCGGCCCATCGGGCGACTAGACAGGGAGGCATCGCCCATGAAAGTGGTGGAAAAGGCATGCGCCCCTGCAATCCCCATGACAAGGCGCGCACCGGTGCCCGAATTGCCAAAATCAAGCACCTGGTTCGGTTCGATCAGCGAACCGGTGCCAAGGCCTTCCACATGCCAGACCCCGTCATCATCTTTTTCCACTTTTGCACCGAAAGCGGCCATCGCCTTGGCGGTGTTGATCACATCTTCCGATTCCAACAATCCGTGGATGGTGGTCTTGCCGCGCGCCAGAGCGCCGAAGATCAGAGATCGATGCGAGATGGATTTATCTCCCGGAACGCGCAAGCGGCCTTTCAGTCCGCTGGAGGTCTCTGCCGAAAGCGGAGACATGTTGGTGGCGTCGTGAGCCATACTATCCCTCATTCCTATTTTTTTATGTGGCCGCGCCTGATTGCTCTTGTCTCGTCTCTCACATCAGGGGCCGTAATTATGATCAAACAGGCACCGACTTACACCAAATGACGCACTACGTCACGCCACTACACATATAAAAACGCAAATTGGCCCCGGTTTCGCCTTTTAGCTTTTGACAGGCAGCGCAAGGTTAGATAAGGGAGATGGTCAAACTCACACAAGATTCAACAATTCAAGTCGAAGAGGCAAAGCTGTGGCACGACCAGAATTGGGTACAAAGCGCGTCTGTCTGGAATGCGGCGCCAAATATTATGACCTGAACCGCGATCCCATCACCTGCCCCAAATGTGGCACCATCTTTGAAATGGACACTCCGAAACCCGCCGAAGTGGCAGAGGTGGAAGAGCAAGAAGATGAAGTCGTCGCCGAAAGCGATGATGCTGCAGAAGAAGCTGGGGCAGAAGTCATTTCTCTGGAAGACGCCGACGCAGAACAGGCATCAGACATTGATGTTCCTGATCTCGACGACGATGACAGCAATGATGACGATGACGTTTTCCTTGACGATGAGGAAGATGAAGAAGCGCTTGGCGCCATCGGTCTCGACGTTGCGGTTTCTTCCGACGACGAAGACTAAGCTGAACAGGTGCGCTTCGGCGCAAATGACCAGATCCGGACCACCCAACCGGACCCCCAAAAAGCGCGACGCTTGCCGTCGCGCTTTTTTTCGTATGAGCCTTGTTCAAGCATTCACGCCATCTTCCGGAAGGGTGCGACCAGCATCTCACTCCACAAGCTGTGGCTTGTGACGCCCTTGATTTTTCACAAGCTTTGGAAAAATCACAAACTGATGAAATTGGCTATTGATTTCACTGAAACCGTTCAATATGTTCCGCTCACCACCGACGGACACCCGTCACAAAATGTGGGGCTATAGCTCAGTTGGGAGAGCGCGTGAATGGCATTCACGAGGTCAGCGGTTCGATCCCGCTTAGCTCCACCATTTCTTCCCATGCCATCGATATCTCTAATTACCGTTTGATTTCAGGCGTTTAGTTTGCTGTATTGGTACACAACACTGGTACACAAAGACAGAGAACACCCCTTTGTCACGCGCCGCTCGCTTGGCTCGTTCAGAACGCAATCTTGGCTTTGAAATCGGCGGAATAGCGCTTTCTCTTCGTCATGTCGGATCGTCTTTCTTCTCAGGCAATCCACCTTAACATATGGTCCAAATTCCAGGACCACCTCTCTAGGTCGATCTTGGTGAGCATCTCAGCCATCTTCCCGGCCCACCGGTAAGCACGACGTTTTCAGCATTTTCTGTGAACTCGCCGCGATGGAGTTGTCGGACGATGAGTTGATGAAATGTTGCGTCTCAATCGAATGTCCCGAATGTGGAAACTGGCTACAGGGAAGAAGCCCCGTGCGAGGGTCCGCTGAGGGCCGCGATTGCTAATGCAGTCGCAAGCTATGTCCCCGGGCCAGAGGACGAGGCTCCTTCCCTGCAGCCTAGCTTCCCAGATACATGCGCCAATTATATTCGGGCCGGAAGCCAAGCATCCTCTTGGCTTTGTCATTGGAATAGAAGGTCTCCGTGGGACCCATATCTCGACAAGGCACACCCTGATAATATGTCTCGATCAGTTCAGATGTGCTTGCTGCAACCGAATGATCGTCATTTGATACGTTGAAGATCTCGAAGCCGAGTCCATCGGTTTTAAGGCAACGATCAACCATCTGCCCCAAATCCCGCGCATCGATATAGGCAAAGATATTGCGTCGCCGCAGCGAAGCGTCGGCCAGATAGGCCGGGAAATCCTGTTCATATTCGTGGGGTTCGATCACATTGTTGATGCGCAACCCATAGATATCGAACCCACTGCGCCGCTGAAACGAGCGGGCCGTTACTTCATTGGCAACCTTCGACATGGCGTAGCTGTCTTCGGGAATGACAGGATGTTCTTCATCGATCGGCAAATAGTCCGGTTTGCGCTCGCCGTCTGCAAAACAGACGCCATAGGTCGTCTCGGACGATGCGAAGATGATCTTGCGCACACCGAATTTCACCGCCGCATCGATGACGTTGTAGGTGCCGATCGTATTGACCCGATAGCATTCATTGTCCGAGGTCAGCAGCAAGCGCGGCACCGCCGCGAAATGCACAACAGCATCGAACTTTGGCACCCCTTCGCCCGGCTCCAGTTCGTCAAATCCGGCATAGCTTGCCATGACATCGAACATTTGACCTGCATCGGTCACGTCGGCCAAACGGTTCTCGACACCGGGTAGATCCAGTGGAACCCGATCAACATTGAGCACACGATGGCCTTTTTCAACCAGATAAGACACAGCATGGCGTCCCGCCTTGCCCGATCCGCCGGTAAACAAAATCCGCATGAGAGTCCCCCTCCAATTTTACAGGCATCACCATACGCCCAAATCCCTGACCACTCAAATGGATGCAACCAGAGAATGAGCAGATTGGTGGGGAAAGGCACGAGCATGCTGCCCTTCGATCCCCCCCTTCAATCCAAACAACTCAGCAGATCGATAGAGGCATAGCGAATGTCTCGAACGGTCGTTCTGGCTGCCCAGCGGTCACAGGGCCACAGGAAATGCTGCACTCCGTTCGAATGGCAGAACATCAGAAGCTGAGGTGTGTCCATCACGCAGGATTTGCCCTTTGTACCTTTCCGTGAAGGCGTAAAGGTCCATTATCTCTGGAGCGTAGAAATGCAAATTGGTCACGGACGGTGTCAAGTCTTGCTCGCTGGCAGCGCTTGAACGCATGGCAATTTCTAAGGGCAACCTATTGCACCATTTGGACACCGGCAAAAGCTTGTTAATCGGGCCTGAAGCGGATGTGCAGCGCGCCGTTGTCATGTGTCACTTCGGCATTGGTTCTGAAAACATCCTGTATCAAGTCTTCCGTCAATACCGCGTGTGGCGTGCCGCATGTGTGCATGGCTCCGGCTTCAAGGATCATGATCCGGTCGCAGAACATGGCT
This DNA window, taken from Cohaesibacter intestini, encodes the following:
- a CDS encoding helical backbone metal receptor; the encoded protein is MRVISLVPSWTETLVRCGVDVVGRTRYCIHPTDQLASIPIVGGTKDWDWPAIKALQPDLILLDREENARFMTEQTDFAWHATHVKSIADVTKETRRLAGLLKSPHLDELADRWARIASAPTAAWASVQRLPGLIEWGRKPTGPIDTILYVIWQGPWKAVSRDTFIGSILSAVGLEIPTFEEAYPTINLDSYDPATTLLLFASEPYPFLEKKAILADLPFPHAFVDGEAFCWYGIRALEFLEANQLT
- the aroA gene encoding 3-phosphoshikimate 1-carboxyvinyltransferase, coding for MAHDATNMSPLSAETSSGLKGRLRVPGDKSISHRSLIFGALARGKTTIHGLLESEDVINTAKAMAAFGAKVEKDDDGVWHVEGLGTGSLIEPNQVLDFGNSGTGARLVMGIAGAHAFSTTFMGDASLSSRPMGRVLNPLREMGVQVLSRSGDRLPLTIKGADPASPITYRVPMASAQVKSCVLLAGLNMAGTTTVIEPIKTRDHTEKMLRGFGAELGEEINEAGETVLTIEGLQELTGQTVTVPGDPSSAAFPIVAALITPGSDLLIEDILLNDTRTGLITTLIEMGGDITIEDERESGGERIGNIRVRSSSLTGVTVPADRAPSMIDEYPVLSVAAAFAKGETRMEGLEELRVKESDRLAAVAAGLKANGVPHVEGKDTLVVTGGANAIGGGTVVTHLDHRIAMSFLVLGLAGHKPVTVDDAAIINTSFPGFADLMAGLGAKFG
- a CDS encoding TIGR02300 family protein is translated as MARPELGTKRVCLECGAKYYDLNRDPITCPKCGTIFEMDTPKPAEVAEVEEQEDEVVAESDDAAEEAGAEVISLEDADAEQASDIDVPDLDDDDSNDDDDVFLDDEEDEEALGAIGLDVAVSSDDED
- a CDS encoding NAD-dependent epimerase/dehydratase family protein; its protein translation is MRILFTGGSGKAGRHAVSYLVEKGHRVLNVDRVPLDLPGVENRLADVTDAGQMFDVMASYAGFDELEPGEGVPKFDAVVHFAAVPRLLLTSDNECYRVNTIGTYNVIDAAVKFGVRKIIFASSETTYGVCFADGERKPDYLPIDEEHPVIPEDSYAMSKVANEVTARSFQRRSGFDIYGLRINNVIEPHEYEQDFPAYLADASLRRRNIFAYIDARDLGQMVDRCLKTDGLGFEIFNVSNDDHSVAASTSELIETYYQGVPCRDMGPTETFYSNDKAKRMLGFRPEYNWRMYLGS